A stretch of DNA from Angustibacter sp. Root456:
GCCGCGCTCGACGATGCGGTTGGCCTCGTCGACGAAGACGACCTGCGGCCCCCGGTCACGCGCCTCGGCGTCATCGAGCAGGCCGTAGGCGATGACGATGACGACGTCACCCGGGTGCACGAGGTGCGCCGCCGCGCCGTTGACGCACACCACGCCGCTGCCCCTTTCGCCCTCGATCACGTACGTCGTCAGCCGAGCGCCGTTCGTGACGTCGACGACGTCGACCTGCTGGCCCGCGAGCAGCCCGGCGGCGTCGAGCAGGTCGGCGTCGAGCGTGAGCGACCCCACGTAGT
This window harbors:
- the panD gene encoding aspartate 1-decarboxylase, with the translated sequence MLRPMLLGKIHRATVTEADLHYVGSLTLDADLLDAAGLLAGQQVDVVDVTNGARLTTYVIEGERGSGVVCVNGAAAHLVHPGDVVIVIAYGLLDDAEARDRGPQVVFVDEANRIVERGTDPADVPDGYGLRTSGVLV